A region of Legionella donaldsonii DNA encodes the following proteins:
- the flgE gene encoding flagellar hook protein FlgE, with the protein MVFGTALSGIQAASSDLDVIGNNIANSATTGFKSSRAEFADVYATGSYGGGANSIGSGVRLSRVQQTFGQGSFTFTNNSLDLAVSGSGFFVLDDQGSKVYTRAGAFGVSNDGYIVNSSNQRLTGLIADQSGALSSLAGDLQINTANINPNATTLVTSGLNLYSNATAPTVNWAGGVSPASDTYNNVTSSTVYDSLGNSHVLSMYFIHADSTAVLGAPNASTPPGTTNQWYVAFQLDNQDLPPLGAVNNTDNLYRINFNSDGSFASAADLTNAPLANNQIPLSIALTNGANPLAFNVDLTNSTQFGSPFAVQSNVQNGFTTGRLDGLDIDEEGILFGRYTNGQSRVMGQVQLANFANPDGLQSLGNTNWAETSASGQALIGNPGTGSLGLIQSGALEDSNVDLTGELVKLIGAQRNFQANAQTIRTADAVTQTIINIR; encoded by the coding sequence ATGGTATTTGGAACAGCACTGAGTGGAATTCAGGCAGCATCTTCTGATTTGGATGTGATTGGTAATAATATTGCAAACTCGGCAACCACGGGTTTTAAAAGTTCGCGGGCTGAATTTGCTGATGTATATGCCACTGGTTCTTATGGAGGCGGTGCCAATTCTATTGGAAGTGGTGTACGTCTATCCCGAGTACAGCAAACGTTTGGTCAAGGCAGTTTTACTTTTACCAATAACAGTCTTGATCTGGCCGTTAGTGGTTCCGGTTTCTTTGTTTTGGATGATCAAGGCTCCAAAGTTTACACCAGAGCAGGTGCCTTTGGGGTAAGTAATGATGGTTATATCGTAAATAGTTCCAATCAACGTTTGACAGGGCTAATTGCCGATCAATCTGGTGCGTTAAGTAGTTTGGCCGGTGATCTGCAAATTAATACCGCTAATATCAACCCAAATGCTACAACACTCGTGACCAGTGGCTTAAATTTATATTCGAATGCCACAGCGCCGACGGTCAATTGGGCGGGTGGTGTTTCTCCAGCAAGTGATACTTACAATAATGTTACATCCTCGACAGTTTATGACAGCCTGGGGAATTCACATGTTTTATCCATGTATTTTATTCATGCTGACTCCACCGCTGTTCTAGGGGCTCCGAATGCGTCCACACCTCCAGGAACGACTAACCAATGGTATGTGGCATTCCAATTGGATAATCAGGATCTTCCCCCTTTAGGTGCTGTAAACAACACGGATAATTTATATCGTATTAATTTTAATAGTGATGGATCTTTTGCCAGTGCGGCAGATTTAACCAATGCTCCTTTAGCCAATAACCAGATTCCTCTATCAATTGCTTTAACGAATGGAGCAAATCCTCTAGCGTTTAACGTAGACCTCACCAATAGTACTCAATTTGGTAGTCCTTTTGCAGTGCAATCAAACGTTCAAAATGGTTTCACCACAGGGCGCCTGGATGGTTTGGATATCGATGAAGAAGGTATTTTATTTGGACGTTATACGAATGGGCAATCGCGAGTCATGGGGCAAGTTCAGTTAGCCAATTTTGCCAATCCAGATGGTTTGCAGTCTTTAGGAAATACCAATTGGGCTGAAACTTCGGCGTCAGGACAAGCTTTGATTGGTAACCCTGGCACCGGTAGTCTTGGTTTGATCCAATCAGGTGCGCTTGAAGATTCAAACGTGGATCTGACCGGTGAGTTAGTCAAGTTAATTGGTGCCCAGCGTAATTTCCAGGCGAATGCCCAGACTATACGAACTGCGGATGCGGTAACGCAAACAATTATTAATATCCGTTAA
- the hemF gene encoding oxygen-dependent coproporphyrinogen oxidase, giving the protein MKDKSAELPENAIESIKSYLLQLQNNICNTLTELDGQGQFHEDSWTRPQGGGGLTRVFNGGKVFAKAGVNFSHVSGEQLPPSASSHRPELAGCYFSALGVSLVIHPDNPYVPTSHANVRFFVAEKENTPPVWWFGGGFDLTPYYGFREDCQHWHRTALAACQPFGSDLYPRFKSWCDQYFYLKHRQEARGIGGLFFDDFNEGGFSHSFGLMQSIGNHFMKAYEPIVKKRMDLPYGPREKAFQLYRRGRYVEFNLIYDRGTLFGLQSGGRAESILMSLPPEVHWKYDWHPQENTAEASLYSDFLPAQDWLEA; this is encoded by the coding sequence ATGAAAGATAAGTCTGCAGAGCTACCAGAAAATGCCATTGAATCCATTAAATCTTATCTTTTGCAATTGCAAAATAATATCTGTAACACCTTAACTGAACTCGACGGCCAAGGGCAATTTCACGAGGACTCATGGACGAGACCGCAAGGTGGTGGCGGTTTAACGCGTGTCTTTAATGGGGGAAAAGTATTTGCCAAAGCAGGAGTCAATTTTTCCCACGTCTCTGGTGAGCAACTTCCCCCTTCCGCCAGCAGCCACCGTCCAGAACTTGCAGGCTGCTATTTCAGTGCTCTTGGGGTATCACTTGTTATTCATCCTGATAATCCTTATGTGCCAACTTCACATGCTAATGTACGTTTTTTTGTTGCTGAAAAAGAAAATACCCCCCCTGTTTGGTGGTTTGGTGGTGGATTCGATCTGACACCCTATTACGGTTTTCGCGAGGATTGCCAACATTGGCACCGAACAGCCCTTGCTGCCTGTCAACCGTTTGGCAGTGATCTTTATCCGCGCTTTAAATCATGGTGTGACCAATATTTCTATCTTAAACATCGTCAAGAGGCGCGCGGTATTGGAGGATTATTTTTTGATGATTTCAATGAAGGCGGTTTTTCTCATAGTTTTGGCTTGATGCAAAGTATAGGCAACCATTTCATGAAAGCTTACGAACCCATTGTTAAGAAGCGCATGGATCTGCCTTATGGCCCACGAGAAAAAGCTTTCCAACTATATAGACGCGGGCGTTATGTTGAATTTAACCTAATCTATGATCGCGGTACCTTGTTTGGCTTACAATCAGGTGGACGAGCTGAATCTATTTTGATGTCACTGCCTCCCGAAGTGCACTGGAAATATGACTGGCATCCACAAGAAAACACGGCAGAGGCCAGCCTGTACAGTGATTTTCTACCCGCTCAAGACTGGCTGGAAGCATAG
- the flgC gene encoding flagellar basal body rod protein FlgC: MSLNNVFDIAGSALVAETTRLASSASNMSNANVVTGSPEGTYRAQYPVFQEIQEESQQWMNNEVRAGVAVPQIYESQAEPVKQYQPNHPLADKDGFVYSPNINYVEEMANIISASRAYQMDLEMLNTSKQLIQRTLQLGQ; the protein is encoded by the coding sequence ATGTCATTGAATAACGTTTTTGACATTGCTGGTTCAGCGTTGGTTGCTGAAACTACACGCCTGGCAAGTAGTGCCAGTAATATGAGCAACGCCAATGTTGTAACGGGTAGTCCAGAGGGTACTTACCGAGCCCAATATCCAGTGTTCCAAGAAATACAGGAAGAGAGTCAGCAATGGATGAATAATGAAGTTCGGGCAGGAGTCGCAGTCCCGCAAATTTATGAAAGTCAGGCAGAGCCTGTCAAACAGTATCAACCTAATCACCCACTGGCTGATAAAGATGGCTTTGTTTATTCACCCAATATTAATTACGTGGAAGAAATGGCGAATATTATTTCTGCATCGAGAGCCTATCAAATGGATCTTGAAATGCTTAATACCAGCAAACAACTAATACAACGCACTTTGCAGTTAGGACAGTAA
- a CDS encoding flagellar basal body rod protein FlgF, whose amino-acid sequence MEPILYNAMNGSQTDFNRQAISANNLANSGTVGFKSELFQAQSMYLTGSVTTAEALVGEQIHGVDFTDGPLMTTGRDLDLAVQGDGWFAIQDSQGKEAYTRAGDFHVDENGMLMTASKHPVLGDGGPISIPPAQRIEIGSDGTISIVPLGAEPNELAVLDRLKLVKLANKDLIKSNEGLMKLKGGGVALADASVVLVKGALEGSNVNPVANMVELINTGKEFEAQMKVMQTVDENSQKLAQLLQV is encoded by the coding sequence ATGGAACCCATCCTTTATAATGCCATGAACGGCTCACAAACCGATTTTAATCGTCAGGCAATTAGCGCAAACAATTTGGCTAATAGTGGTACAGTAGGATTTAAAAGTGAGTTATTTCAGGCACAATCTATGTATCTTACTGGTTCAGTAACTACTGCTGAAGCATTGGTTGGCGAGCAAATACATGGTGTGGATTTTACCGATGGTCCTTTAATGACGACTGGACGAGATTTAGATCTTGCTGTCCAGGGAGATGGCTGGTTTGCGATACAGGATTCACAAGGCAAGGAAGCGTATACACGGGCAGGTGATTTTCATGTCGACGAAAATGGAATGCTAATGACAGCATCAAAGCATCCTGTTCTGGGTGATGGAGGACCAATTTCCATTCCTCCCGCGCAGCGAATTGAGATTGGAAGTGATGGTACGATATCAATAGTACCGCTAGGTGCAGAGCCCAATGAACTTGCAGTCTTGGATCGCCTTAAACTGGTTAAATTAGCAAACAAAGATCTCATTAAAAGTAATGAGGGTTTAATGAAACTAAAAGGGGGGGGCGTAGCTCTCGCAGATGCCTCGGTGGTCTTGGTGAAGGGGGCTTTGGAAGGTTCTAACGTGAATCCTGTTGCAAACATGGTTGAATTAATTAATACGGGAAAAGAATTTGAAGCGCAAATGAAAGTTATGCAGACCGTCGACGAAAATTCACAGAAATTGGCACAACTATTGCAAGTGTGA
- the flgB gene encoding flagellar basal body rod protein FlgB encodes MAFDLDSYLGIHAKALVLRDQRSSQLAHNLANVSTPNYKARDIDFNDVLAQSMSSSAQQMVVDNPNHIDGQTNFAGQLKYRTPSHVSLDGNTVDKDLEITEFARNAISYQASLTFLDNKIKSMITALRGE; translated from the coding sequence ATGGCATTTGATCTGGACAGTTACCTCGGTATACATGCGAAGGCATTAGTGCTTCGCGATCAGCGTTCATCGCAACTTGCTCATAATTTGGCAAATGTGAGTACACCTAATTATAAAGCTAGAGATATTGATTTTAATGATGTTTTAGCCCAGTCCATGTCATCCTCTGCTCAACAAATGGTTGTGGATAATCCAAACCATATCGATGGACAGACAAATTTTGCAGGTCAACTTAAATATCGCACACCGAGTCATGTGTCATTAGACGGTAACACGGTTGATAAGGATTTGGAGATAACTGAATTTGCTCGAAATGCGATCTCTTACCAGGCAAGTTTAACTTTCTTGGATAATAAGATTAAGTCAATGATAACGGCGTTGAGAGGAGAATAA
- a CDS encoding flagellar hook assembly protein FlgD, giving the protein MTTNPVNGANIGVNQLSQAGTTQGKGLGQQDFLRLMVAQVQHQDPLEPSTNGDFLAQLAQFSTNDGITKMQESIEQLASSLQSNQALQASALVGRKVLVNSTSLSLGQEGDTKAAVDIPAGVSDLTASIYAESGELIRKIPLGQRSAGQFEFSWDGFNQKGERVSAGKYAIKVNGIYSGKEVALRTMTAANVDSVSLGQNGEGLKLNVAGVGPVSLNDVKQITG; this is encoded by the coding sequence ATGACTACGAATCCGGTGAATGGGGCAAATATAGGTGTCAATCAATTGTCACAGGCAGGAACTACGCAAGGCAAGGGATTAGGCCAACAGGATTTTTTAAGATTGATGGTCGCACAGGTTCAACATCAAGATCCCCTGGAGCCTAGTACTAACGGTGATTTCCTGGCCCAATTGGCACAGTTTAGTACGAATGACGGTATTACTAAGATGCAAGAATCGATTGAGCAACTTGCTAGCTCCCTGCAATCAAATCAGGCATTACAAGCATCCGCTTTAGTGGGCCGTAAGGTTTTAGTGAATAGCACTAGCTTAAGTCTTGGACAAGAAGGTGATACAAAAGCTGCCGTTGATATTCCTGCTGGGGTGAGTGATTTGACAGCTTCTATTTATGCCGAATCAGGGGAGTTAATTAGAAAAATTCCTTTAGGGCAACGAAGTGCGGGACAATTTGAGTTCAGTTGGGATGGATTTAATCAAAAAGGTGAGCGTGTTTCTGCCGGAAAATATGCCATTAAAGTAAATGGCATTTATTCTGGCAAGGAAGTTGCCTTAAGAACTATGACAGCGGCCAATGTAGACAGCGTGAGTTTAGGTCAAAATGGTGAGGGTTTAAAATTGAATGTTGCCGGTGTGGGGCCGGTATCACTCAATGACGTAAAACAAATTACCGGGTAA
- a CDS encoding metallophosphoesterase family protein, with protein MRIIHISDLHFGMHQDHVREAFLAELALLKPEIIIISGDLTQRAKTYQFELLQSFLRCLPGEVLVVPGNHDIPLYNLLGRLFYPFKAYKKYIAKHFNAQFSTDSLAILGVNSVDPYQIKDGQLSSKIIKKIKQYFRTEKKAVNILFFHHNFDRIEGLHKPLENEMEFLSFLRSSDIDIVCTGHLHYAHVSLIKKDNMKPCLILHAGTLLCTRSRDALNSYFVIDLEGGQCAIDWRVFVKEQFLSRKNYSIKLSEVNALLE; from the coding sequence ATGAGAATAATCCACATTTCTGATTTGCATTTTGGAATGCATCAAGATCATGTTAGAGAGGCTTTTTTAGCTGAATTAGCCTTATTAAAACCTGAAATTATAATCATTTCAGGTGATTTGACCCAACGTGCCAAGACCTATCAATTTGAGTTATTGCAATCTTTTTTACGGTGTTTGCCAGGCGAAGTCCTGGTTGTGCCTGGCAATCATGATATTCCTCTATACAATCTGCTTGGGAGACTATTTTATCCATTTAAAGCGTATAAAAAATACATTGCCAAGCATTTCAATGCTCAATTCTCTACAGATTCCCTTGCAATTTTGGGTGTTAATAGTGTTGATCCATATCAAATTAAAGATGGCCAATTATCATCAAAAATAATTAAGAAAATAAAGCAATATTTCAGAACAGAGAAAAAAGCCGTTAATATCTTATTTTTTCACCATAATTTTGATCGTATTGAAGGGTTACACAAACCTTTGGAAAATGAAATGGAGTTTCTCTCTTTTTTGCGCAGTAGTGATATTGATATAGTGTGCACGGGACATCTTCACTATGCGCATGTGAGTTTAATCAAAAAAGATAACATGAAACCTTGTCTGATTTTGCATGCCGGAACTTTATTGTGCACACGGAGTAGAGATGCTTTGAATAGTTATTTTGTTATTGACTTGGAAGGCGGCCAATGCGCTATTGATTGGCGTGTTTTTGTTAAAGAGCAGTTTTTATCGCGCAAAAATTATTCAATAAAATTATCGGAAGTCAATGCTCTACTGGAGTAG